One genomic window of Lytechinus variegatus isolate NC3 chromosome 1, Lvar_3.0, whole genome shotgun sequence includes the following:
- the LOC121406484 gene encoding sialin-like — MLSHKFPDERTDSVKSTEVSYTSSHGSDPGNSNVKITSQSYQGYQNGQSPRRETTYDDDDDKYDEDRDETKPLIESNLKAEITDCFPTRYVICTMGYIGFVLVYCLRVTVSIGVAAMVNSSTPRALDDNTSGEYCSDRGGINSTRQDEDIGEFDWDSETQEFILAGFFYGYMFTQLLGGWLADKFGGKFIFALGVLCTSLCSLVFPVASYAGPGVVFATRVISGLGEGFTFPAMFSLFSNWVHQEERGRLAVVTFSGSCLGNILGQAISGVTASTGVLGGWPLPFYIFGSIGLVWFVAWLFLAYNTPAEHPRISLAERKYIESGVSIKKTAKVRVPWNKILTSMPVWAQVIAHMTACWGYFTLLTNLPIYMNDVLRYDLTMAGILSAVPYAVQWASMVIGGQLSDHLINTAFMSRTGIRKLFVTTGLFAYGVTQVLVAVVGCNGALSVTFISLGLGVVGVAFSGYLPNTLDLAPAYSGSIGGLVQSAGPISGILGPYLVGVFTEDQRNLEGWQYVFYISFGVTTFGAIFYLIFASGEEQTWASKNTQTHEHDESDYDKI; from the exons ATGCTTTCTCATAAATTCCCAGATGAAAGGACAGACTCGGTAAAATCCACTGAAGTGTCTTACACGAGCTCACATGGAAGTGATCCTGGAAATAGCAACGTTAAAATAACTTCACAAAGCTACCAAGGATATCAAAACGGACAATCTCCGAGACGAGAGACAAcctacgatgatgatgatgataaatatgatgaagACAGAGATGAGACAAAACCTCTTATTGAATCTAATCTAAAGGCTg AAATAACGGACTGCTTTCCTACTCGCTATGTTATCTGTACCATGGGATACATTGGGTTTGTTCTGGTATATTGCTTGCGTGTTACGGTAAGCATAGGGGTGGCGGCCATGGTGAACTCGTCCACGCCTCGTGCCTTGGATGACAATACGAGCGGTGAATACTGTTCAGATCGAGGAGGTATTAATAGCACTAGGCAAGATGAG GATATTGGTGAGTTCGACTGGGACAGCGAAACACAAGAGTTTATCCTGGCCGGATTCTTCTATGGCTATATGTTCACTCAGTTGCTTGGCGGATGGCTCGCAGACAAATTTGGCGGGAAATTTATTTTCGCATTGGGCGTGCTGTGTACGAGTCTCTGTTCTCTGGTCTTCCCCGTCGCTTCCTACGCAGGACCTGGCGTCGTGTTTGCGACGAGAGTTATTTCGGGCCTGGGAGAG GGATTTACATTTCCAGCCATGTTTTCACTGTTCAGTAATTGGGTGCACCAGGAAGAGCGAGGTAGATTAGCCGTTGTTACCTTCTCAG GTTCGTGTCTTGGTAATATCCTCGGTCAGGCAATTTCCGGAGTGACTGCATCCACTGGTGTCTTGGGAGGATGGCCATTGCCATTTTATATATTCG GAAGCATAGGACTTGTCTGGTTTGTAGCTTGGTTATTTCTCGCATACAATACCCCTGCAGAGCACCCAAGAATTTCTCTGGCTGAACGAAAGTATATCGAATCAGGGGTATCAATAAAAAAG ACTGCTAAAGTGAGAGTTCCATGGAATAAGATTTTGACATCCATGCCGGTTTGGGCTCAGGTGATCGCTCACATGACTGCGTGCTGGGGCTACTTCACACTCCTAACGAATTTACCAATCTACATGAATGATGTACTCAGATATGACTTAACTATG GCTGGTATATTATCGGCTGTACCGTACGCAGTGCAATGGGCATCTATGGTAATAGGGGGGCAGCTATCTGATCATCTTATCAACACTGCATTCATGTCAAGAACAGGCATTAGAAAACTCTTCGTGACAACAG GACTTTTCGCATATGGGGTCACGCAGGTTCTAGTTGCTGTTGTAGGCTGCAATGGCGCCCTCTCTGTTACATTCATTTCTCTTGGACTTGGAGTAGTTGGCGTCGCGTTCTCGGGATACCTCCCGAATACATTAGATCTCGCTCCCGCCTATTCGGGCAGCATCGGAGGCCTGGTGCAGAGTGCTGGACCAATCTCGGGCATCCTTGGTCCATATCTTGTCGGAGTGTTCACAGAAGACCAG AGAAACTTAGAGGGATGGCAGTATGTATTCTACATTTCCTTTGGAGTCACTACTTTTGGAGCCATTTTTTACCTCATCTTTGCATCCGGAGAGGAACAAACCTGGGCATCAAAAAACACTCAAACACATGAACACGATGAGAGCGATTATGATAAAATTTGA
- the LOC121417918 gene encoding retinol dehydrogenase 10-B-like: protein MSDASADRDGDLSRRAMNILEFIGELVILHLHILLVTIEAFLIWMIPSFLRSKSLEGETMLITGAGSGMGRLFALKFSALGVRVVLWDINASAVEETAKMVRVNGGKAWWYTCDVTKMETVNEAAQRVREEVGDVTMLVNNAGIVTGKYFQDLKEEDYQRTMNVNSLAHAWTLKAFLPHMLERNHGHIVTIASIMGELVVPGLSDYCMSKFAAVALHESLLREVRAQRKDGIHFTLVNPYKIDTGMFDGARIKKSAELLFPTLKPEYVADKVVEAVQTNTDVVRTPFIFNIVVIISKILPLKAILLLEDFAGNEKAMKTFVGRRGQTVDEQAVTKIE from the exons ATGTCTGACGCGTCAGCCGATCGTGACGGTGATCTAAGCAGGAGAGCGATGAATATCCTCGAGTTCATTGGTGAACTTGTGATCCTTCATCTCCACATTCTCTTGGTTACCATAGAGGCCTTCCTAATATGGATGATACCAAGTTTCCTGAGGTCGAAATCTCTGGAGGGTGAGACGATGCTCATTACGGGGGCTGGCAGCGGCATGGGCAGGCTCTTCGCGCTCAAGTTTTCTGCATTAG GCGTACGAGTGGTATTGTGGGATATCAACGCCTCTGCCGTTGAAGAAACGGCGAAGATGGTACGCGTGAACGGCGGAAAGGCCTGGTGGTATACCTGTGACGTCACCAAGATGGAGACGGTCAACGAGGCTGCACAGAGGGTGAGGGAAGAGGTCGGGGACGTGACCATGCTGGTTAACAACGCAGGCATTGTGACCGGGAAGTACTTCCAGGATTTGAAAGAAGAGGATTACCAGAGGACAATGAATGTTAATTCATTGGCTCATGCGTGG ACCCTGAAGGCGTTCCTTCCTCACATGTTGGAGAGGAATCACGGTCATATCGTCACTATAGCTAGTATCATGGGTGAGCTTGTAGTACCAGGATTGAGCGATTACTGTATGAGTAAATTCGCTGCTGTCGCACTCCACGAAAGTTTGCTACGCGAGGTCCGGGCTCAGCGGAAAGATGGGATCCATTTTACACTGGTCAATCCTTACAAGATCGACACCGGAATGTTTGACGGAGCGAGGATCAAAAAGTC AGCAGAGTTGTTGTTCCCTACCCTTAAACCCGAGTACGTAGCTGACAAGGTTGTAGAAGCTGTACAAACTAACACAGACGTGGTCAGGACACCTTTCATCTTCAATATTGTTGTCATTATCTCAAA AATACTACCTCTGAAGGCCATACTTCTCCTTGAAGACTTCGCTGGAAACGAGAAGGCAATGAAAACCTTTGTTGGACGTAGAGGGCAGACTGTCGATGAGCAAGCAGTGACAAAGATTGAGTGA
- the LOC121431117 gene encoding putative nuclease HARBI1 has product MVELRNEDPRAFQNFRRMPPDMFDELVNRLTPRLLKTQTNFRANLEPGLKVAITLRHLASGSKYRDMQYGWRVPHNTISKVVREECTAISEEYLDEQMTCPTNDGEWREIANDWLQRWNFPHTIGAIDGKHVACKAPPNSGSEYYNYKGFFSIILVALVSSGYKVLLADVSGNGSASDAQIYNQSELKQGLENGDIMGWPNPDPLPNDTQDVPYFIVGDDAFSLRTYLMKPYSAKALTREERIYNYRLSRARRVVENAFGIKANRFQVILTTMQHHADTVRLILKTCILLHNLMRTRYPVLQNRLVDRQLKNGQIVPGEWRRGQNLVDTVECSSFIWSRFKCITFAMRPLFPHHVRIAFSMHT; this is encoded by the coding sequence ATGGTGGAGCTGCGTAACGAAGATCCACGTGCCTTCCAGAACTTTAGGAGAATGCCTCCAGACATGTTTGACGAACTGGTGAACCGGCTCACTCCTCGACTGCTCAAGACACAGACCAACTTCAGAGCGAACTTAGAGCCTGGACTCAAAGTGGCCATAACCCTACGCCATCTTGCCTCTGGTTCAAAATACAGGGACATGCAGTACGGTTGGAGGGTCCCTCACAACACAATCAGCAAAGTTGTCAGAGAAGAATGTACAGCCATATCAGAAGAGTACCTTGATGAACAGATGACTTGCCCTACCAACGATGGAGAATGGCGTGAAATTGCCAATGACTGGTTGCAGAGGTGGAACTTTCCTCACACAATCGGCGCGATTGATGGCAAGCATGTGGCATGCAAAGCTCCCCCAAACTCAGGCTCGGAATATTACAACTACAAGGGCTTTTTCAGTATCATTTTAGTTGCCCTGGTCAGTTCTGGCTACAAGGTTCTTTTGGCTGACGTATCAGGAAACGGTTCCGCATCAGATGCTCAAATATACAACCAAAGTGAGCTGAAGCAAGGTCTCGAGAACGGCGACATTATGGGTTGGCCAAATCCAGATCCCTTACCCAATGACACCCAAGATGTCCCATACTTCATTGTGGGCGACGATGCTTTCTCTCTGAGAACATACCTAATGAAGCCATACAGTGCAAAGGCCCTGACCAGGGAAGAGCGTATCTATAACTACAGGCTGTCGAGGGCCAGGAGAGTCGTCGAGAACGCATTTGGTATCAAGGCGAATAGATTCCAAGTCATTCTCACCACCATGCAGCACCATGCCGACACAGTCAGGCTGATACTGAAGACTTGCATTCTGCTCCACAACCTAATGCGCACCCGCTACCCAGTCCTACAGAACAGGCTTGTGGACCGGCAGCTGAAGAATGGACAAATAGTTCCTGGAGAATGGCGAAGGGGCCAAAACCTTGTTGACACAGTGGAGTGCTCTTCTTTTATATGGTCTCGATTCAAATGTATCACATTCGCAATGCGACCGTTGTTTCCGCACCACGTGCGCATTGCATTCTCTATGCATACGTAA